One Nostocoides sp. HKS02 genomic window carries:
- a CDS encoding polysaccharide deacetylase family protein, translated as MSEVTRRSVLTWGAAVTAGLVSSCAAPSPHPVGVTAAAAPTDAGPVRMASGAPLTAPLTARATAGLTRAEVIHTYDRMVPTSWGPDAAGTITSLGTSDPVVALTFDACGGPTPRSAGCGYDRALIGLLRRYEARATLFLNARWIAANPAVADELAHDPLFEIGNHGTRHRPLSVTGRSAYGEKGTRSVAEAYDEVAGNHEILTGLLGHPPRFFRSGTACCDDVAVRIAGELGERVVSFTVNGDGGATFTAPQVATALHRARGGEIVISHLNRPTHQTGPGYALGLPRLLERGLRTVTLSEYLTA; from the coding sequence ATGTCCGAGGTCACCCGGCGTTCCGTGCTCACGTGGGGGGCCGCTGTCACGGCCGGGCTCGTGTCGTCCTGCGCCGCACCATCGCCTCACCCCGTCGGCGTCACCGCGGCGGCCGCCCCGACCGACGCCGGCCCGGTGCGGATGGCATCGGGTGCCCCCTTGACGGCCCCTTTGACAGCCCGCGCGACGGCCGGACTGACGCGGGCCGAGGTGATCCACACGTACGACCGAATGGTCCCGACGAGCTGGGGACCCGATGCGGCGGGCACCATCACGTCCCTGGGGACCTCGGACCCGGTCGTGGCCCTGACCTTCGACGCCTGCGGCGGCCCCACCCCGCGAAGTGCGGGCTGCGGCTACGACCGGGCTCTCATCGGCCTGCTGCGCCGGTACGAGGCTCGGGCGACGCTCTTCCTGAACGCGCGGTGGATCGCGGCGAACCCCGCGGTGGCGGATGAGCTGGCCCACGACCCCCTCTTCGAGATCGGCAACCACGGCACCCGACATCGGCCCCTGTCGGTGACCGGGCGGTCCGCCTACGGCGAGAAGGGCACCCGGTCAGTGGCGGAGGCCTACGACGAGGTCGCCGGCAACCACGAGATCCTCACCGGCCTGCTCGGCCACCCACCGCGGTTCTTCCGTTCGGGCACCGCGTGCTGCGATGACGTCGCCGTCCGGATCGCGGGCGAGCTGGGCGAACGGGTGGTCAGCTTCACGGTCAACGGCGACGGAGGCGCGACATTCACCGCGCCACAGGTGGCGACGGCGCTGCACAGGGCGAGGGGTGGGGAGATCGTCATCAGCCACCTGAACCGGCCGACCCACCAGACGGGGCCGGGATATGCCCTCGGACTGCCGCGCCTGCTCGAGCGCGGCCTGCGGACCGTCACCCTCAGCGAGTACCTCACGGCATGA
- a CDS encoding UDP-N-acetylmuramoyl-L-alanyl-D-glutamate--2,6-diaminopimelate ligase: protein MSSPRPAHLRATDLAAVATLVDGVLEGEPVPVSGVSLSSQDIAPGDLYAALPGANAHGASYAAAAAQAGAVAVLTDAAGAQILEEAVPHLPRVVVADPRSVAGTVASMVYGTADLDLTMYGVTGTNGKTTTAYLINSALEALHHTTGLIGTVETRIGQDRIKSVRTTPEAPVLHALLAVMAERGVDSCVMEVSSHALSQHRVDGVRYDVALFTNLSQDHLDFHATMRDYFEAKASLFTPQRSRRGIVCVDDDWGQELAHTASVPVTTLSSVAGVDADWRLEAGDEPADFTLTGPDATLRLRSALPGDFNRVNTAMAALALMAAGIPAADAERALWQDPHVPGRMERVEVDAPEGLGLPLVVVDYAHTPDAVGAALRALRPVTRGRLVVVLGAGGDRDRGKRFAMGRAAAEQADLVFVTDDNPRTEDPAVIRAAVLEGATAAGSAAVLHDVAGRQQAIAAGVRAAFEAGPGSVVAVVGKGHETGQEIGGTVHPFDDVAEVKSTLRELVTAAGGRA, encoded by the coding sequence GTGTCTTCCCCCCGCCCTGCCCACCTCCGTGCGACCGATCTCGCCGCCGTGGCGACCCTCGTGGATGGGGTCCTCGAGGGCGAGCCGGTGCCCGTGAGCGGGGTGAGCCTCAGCTCCCAGGACATCGCGCCCGGCGACCTGTACGCCGCCCTCCCGGGCGCCAACGCCCACGGGGCGTCGTATGCCGCCGCGGCGGCACAGGCGGGTGCGGTGGCCGTGCTCACCGACGCCGCTGGCGCGCAGATCCTCGAGGAGGCCGTTCCCCACCTGCCGCGGGTAGTGGTCGCGGACCCCCGCTCGGTGGCCGGCACGGTGGCCTCGATGGTCTACGGCACCGCCGACCTGGACCTGACGATGTACGGCGTCACGGGTACGAACGGCAAGACGACGACGGCATACCTCATCAACTCGGCCCTGGAGGCCCTCCACCACACGACGGGCCTGATCGGCACGGTCGAGACGCGGATCGGGCAGGACCGGATCAAGAGCGTCCGCACGACGCCCGAGGCGCCCGTCCTGCACGCGCTGCTCGCCGTGATGGCCGAGCGCGGCGTCGACTCCTGTGTCATGGAGGTCTCCAGCCATGCGCTGAGCCAGCACCGGGTGGACGGGGTTCGCTACGACGTGGCGCTCTTCACCAACCTGTCCCAGGACCACCTGGACTTCCACGCCACGATGCGCGACTACTTCGAGGCGAAGGCGTCGCTGTTCACGCCGCAACGGTCCCGCCGGGGGATCGTCTGCGTGGACGACGACTGGGGCCAGGAGCTCGCACACACTGCCAGCGTTCCGGTGACCACCCTCAGCTCGGTGGCGGGCGTCGACGCCGACTGGCGGCTGGAGGCGGGTGACGAACCGGCCGACTTCACGCTCACCGGCCCGGACGCGACCCTGCGGCTCCGTTCGGCCCTTCCCGGCGACTTCAACCGGGTCAACACCGCGATGGCGGCCCTGGCGCTCATGGCCGCCGGCATCCCGGCCGCCGATGCGGAGCGAGCCCTCTGGCAGGACCCGCACGTGCCGGGCCGCATGGAGCGCGTCGAGGTTGACGCACCGGAAGGACTCGGGCTGCCCCTCGTCGTGGTCGACTACGCGCACACGCCGGATGCCGTGGGTGCCGCGCTGCGGGCACTGCGCCCGGTCACCCGTGGCCGGCTCGTCGTCGTGTTAGGTGCTGGCGGTGACCGCGACCGCGGCAAGCGGTTCGCCATGGGTCGCGCCGCAGCCGAGCAGGCCGACCTCGTGTTCGTCACCGATGACAACCCCCGGACCGAGGACCCCGCGGTGATACGCGCCGCCGTCCTCGAAGGGGCCACCGCGGCCGGCTCGGCTGCGGTGCTGCACGACGTGGCTGGTCGCCAGCAGGCGATCGCCGCCGGGGTGCGGGCGGCGTTCGAGGCAGGACCGGGCAGTGTCGTCGCCGTCGTGGGCAAAGGGCACGAGACCGGCCAGGAGATCGGCGGCACCGTGCACCCGTTCGATGACGTCGCCGAGGTGAAGTCGACCCTGCGCGAGCTGGTCACGGCCGCTGGAGGTCGCGCGTGA
- the mraZ gene encoding division/cell wall cluster transcriptional repressor MraZ encodes MFLGTHSPRLDDKGRLFLPAKFRERMADGLVVTRGQERCLYVFPIDEFLSVTKQMQAAPTTSKAVRDFTRVFLSGASDEVPDKQGRVTIPANLRAYAGLTRECTVIGAGSRVEVWDTDAWNAYLESTEQGFADQSEEVIPGLL; translated from the coding sequence ATGTTTCTCGGTACGCACAGCCCCCGCCTCGACGACAAGGGCCGCCTGTTCCTGCCCGCCAAGTTCCGGGAGCGGATGGCCGACGGCCTGGTCGTGACCCGCGGCCAGGAGCGGTGCCTCTACGTCTTCCCGATCGACGAGTTCCTCTCGGTGACCAAGCAGATGCAGGCCGCGCCGACGACGAGCAAGGCCGTGCGCGACTTCACCCGTGTGTTCCTCTCCGGCGCCTCCGACGAGGTTCCCGACAAGCAGGGCCGCGTCACCATCCCGGCGAACCTCCGGGCGTATGCCGGACTGACCCGTGAGTGCACCGTGATCGGCGCCGGCTCGCGGGTGGAGGTCTGGGACACCGACGCGTGGAACGCCTACCTCGAGTCCACCGAACAGGGCTTCGCCGACCAGTCCGAGGAGGTCATCCCCGGGCTCCTCTGA
- a CDS encoding penicillin-binding protein 2 encodes MTIVVLFVFSIFAAQLLRLQGFDASAVSADALSQRTATVALPALRGAILDRKGTVLASSIERRTVTVDQTAVPSYIATVNGVRTKVGVAGAAKALAPLLGIPADQLVKELTGPAKYRVLQKNVTPLNWRKINELGINGIYSEATSDRTYPTSTAAASLVGFLRADGSPGGGLEVLMDNTLRGKSGMTVYEQSQDGRPIPNARSETVAPVPGRDVRLTIDSDLQWFAQNAVAQKVIETGALSGTVVVEQVKTGQLLAVASYPTFDPNQPGQASDNWTNKAFSDVYEPGSTGKVMTASAAIEEGVITPSTVVEVPNQIYRADNRRFKDSHDHPTEYLTFAGVLAQSSNIGTILAGEKVKPETMYSYFRKFGLGQTSGMNFPGEGQGLLANVKDWNGSQRYTMLFGQGLSVNALQAAGVFQTIANNGVRMPPRIVAATGDGHGGFTAAPAPAPVDVVSASTAKQVRDMLEGVVSKDGTAPEAKIPGYRVAGKTGTADRYDAKVGGYSGKTASFIGFAPADDPQIVVAVTLQRPVKGYFGGVVAAPVFRDVMTYALQELQIPPTGTTAPVVKLKADSVPSPTDPTVVRDRQSVASRPGG; translated from the coding sequence ATGACGATCGTGGTGCTGTTCGTCTTCAGCATCTTCGCCGCCCAGCTCCTTCGCCTGCAGGGTTTCGACGCCTCGGCGGTCTCGGCCGACGCCCTGTCCCAGCGGACCGCGACGGTCGCGCTGCCGGCCCTGCGCGGGGCGATCCTCGACCGCAAGGGCACCGTGCTGGCCTCGAGCATCGAGCGTCGCACCGTGACGGTCGACCAGACCGCGGTGCCGTCCTACATCGCGACGGTGAACGGGGTGCGCACCAAGGTCGGTGTCGCGGGCGCGGCCAAGGCCCTCGCGCCCCTGCTCGGCATCCCCGCCGACCAGCTCGTCAAGGAGCTCACCGGTCCGGCGAAGTACCGCGTCCTGCAGAAGAACGTCACCCCGCTGAACTGGCGCAAGATCAACGAGCTGGGCATCAACGGCATCTACTCCGAGGCCACCTCGGACCGCACCTATCCGACCTCGACCGCTGCTGCCTCGCTGGTCGGCTTCCTGCGCGCGGACGGCTCACCCGGTGGTGGGCTCGAGGTGCTGATGGACAACACCCTGCGAGGCAAGTCCGGCATGACGGTCTACGAGCAGTCCCAGGACGGCCGGCCGATTCCCAACGCGAGGTCCGAGACCGTGGCACCGGTACCCGGCCGCGACGTCCGCCTGACGATCGACTCGGACCTGCAGTGGTTCGCCCAGAACGCCGTGGCGCAGAAGGTCATCGAGACCGGCGCGCTGTCGGGCACGGTCGTCGTCGAGCAGGTCAAGACCGGGCAGCTGCTGGCGGTCGCGTCCTACCCGACGTTCGACCCCAACCAGCCGGGCCAGGCCAGCGACAACTGGACCAACAAGGCCTTCAGTGATGTCTACGAGCCGGGTTCGACGGGCAAGGTGATGACCGCCTCCGCAGCCATCGAGGAGGGCGTCATCACGCCGTCGACGGTGGTCGAGGTGCCCAACCAGATCTACCGCGCTGACAACCGTCGCTTCAAGGACAGCCACGACCACCCGACCGAGTACCTCACCTTCGCCGGGGTCCTGGCCCAGTCGAGCAACATCGGGACGATCCTCGCGGGCGAGAAGGTCAAGCCCGAGACGATGTACAGCTACTTCCGCAAGTTCGGCCTCGGCCAGACCTCGGGCATGAACTTCCCGGGCGAGGGCCAGGGGCTGCTCGCCAACGTCAAGGACTGGAACGGCTCGCAGCGCTACACGATGCTGTTCGGCCAGGGGCTGTCGGTCAACGCGCTCCAGGCCGCCGGCGTCTTCCAGACCATCGCCAACAACGGCGTCCGCATGCCTCCTCGGATCGTGGCGGCCACCGGCGACGGCCACGGGGGGTTCACCGCGGCGCCGGCGCCCGCTCCGGTCGACGTCGTCTCGGCGTCCACCGCCAAGCAGGTCCGCGACATGCTCGAGGGCGTGGTGAGCAAGGACGGGACCGCACCCGAGGCCAAGATCCCGGGCTACCGCGTGGCGGGCAAGACCGGCACCGCGGACCGCTACGACGCGAAGGTCGGTGGGTACTCGGGCAAGACGGCGAGCTTCATCGGCTTCGCCCCTGCCGACGACCCCCAGATCGTCGTCGCCGTGACGCTCCAGCGGCCGGTCAAGGGGTACTTCGGTGGGGTGGTCGCGGCGCCGGTCTTCCGGGATGTCATGACCTATGCGCTGCAGGAGCTGCAGATCCCGCCGACCGGCACGACCGCACCGGTGGTGAAGCTCAAGGCGGACTCCGTCCCCTCGCCGACCGACCCCACGGTGGTCCGTGACCGGCAGTCGGTCGCATCCCGTCCCGGCGGCTGA
- a CDS encoding AAA family ATPase, giving the protein MLSLPAGSPASLGQVTEVAGRLARAMNSVIEGKPDVVHTAITVLLAEGHLLLEDVPGVGKTMLAKTLARSIDCSVRRVQFTPDLLPSDITGVSVFNQDVRDFEFRPGAIFANVVVGDEINRASPKTQSALLESMEEGQVTVDGQTYDLPKPFIVMATQNPIEMEGTYPLPEAQRDRFMARISLGYPSARAEVAMLDSHGQVSPLETLSPVTDAATVTAMVRAVRSVFTSDAIKQYVVDLSGATRASTALRLGASPRATLHMLRAARAHAALEGRDHVLPDDVQAIVLPVLAHRMIPTGETQLARRSTGEVLQDLLRRVPVPASGRR; this is encoded by the coding sequence CTGCTGTCGCTGCCGGCCGGCTCCCCCGCGTCGCTCGGACAGGTCACCGAGGTCGCCGGGCGGCTCGCGCGCGCCATGAACTCCGTCATCGAGGGCAAGCCCGACGTCGTCCACACCGCCATCACCGTGCTGCTCGCCGAGGGCCACCTGCTCCTCGAGGACGTCCCAGGGGTCGGCAAGACGATGCTCGCCAAGACCTTGGCGCGCTCGATCGACTGCTCGGTGCGGCGCGTGCAGTTCACGCCCGACCTGCTGCCGAGCGACATCACCGGTGTGAGCGTGTTCAACCAGGACGTGCGCGACTTCGAGTTCCGGCCGGGCGCGATCTTCGCCAACGTCGTCGTGGGTGACGAGATCAACCGGGCCTCGCCCAAGACCCAGTCCGCCCTGTTGGAGTCCATGGAGGAGGGTCAGGTCACCGTCGACGGCCAGACCTACGACCTGCCCAAGCCGTTCATCGTCATGGCCACGCAGAACCCCATCGAGATGGAGGGCACCTACCCCCTGCCCGAGGCCCAGCGCGACCGGTTCATGGCGCGCATCTCCCTCGGATACCCCTCCGCGCGGGCCGAGGTCGCGATGCTCGACTCGCACGGACAGGTGTCCCCGCTCGAGACCCTCTCCCCCGTGACCGACGCGGCCACGGTCACGGCCATGGTCCGGGCGGTCCGGTCAGTGTTCACCAGCGACGCGATCAAGCAGTACGTCGTCGACCTGTCCGGCGCCACCCGCGCGAGCACCGCCCTGCGCCTCGGCGCCTCGCCGCGGGCGACGCTCCACATGCTCAGGGCTGCCCGCGCCCACGCCGCCCTCGAGGGACGCGACCACGTCCTGCCGGACGATGTCCAGGCGATCGTCCTGCCGGTCCTGGCCCACCGCATGATCCCCACCGGCGAGACCCAGCTGGCGAGGCGCAGCACGGGCGAGGTGCTGCAGGACCTCCTGAGACGGGTCCCGGTCCCGGCCTCCGGCCGCCGCTGA
- a CDS encoding DUF58 domain-containing protein, producing the protein MRRLRDLLTTRGRAFVAAGITLVLCGVGLGFTDLVRIGVLLVALPLLSGVLMRRHDLRFSLERTAVPGRVQVDEPCVVTVGIENAGGAASPLLMAEEQLDYALGDRPRFVVPRLRRGDRQEVHYTVRSHVRGRHRLGPLGVRLRDPFGLSTRVAAISGTSDVLVLPRILPLGGARPPGSGVGAEGAVPHMVALHGEDDVSIRAYRDGDDLRRIHWPATAKTGALMVRQEDRPARRRAAIVLDSRARGHHGTGSSGSFEWAVTACASVAAHLLEQGYAVHLVSDDTADDSRAATAMELDPLLDVLAMAETGSDDQFADVLQAAHPVTSSGGLVLALVTELDEELARRVASLRQPGGTALAVVLDPDGFSVARRRVARHTDELACVPVLRGAGWGVTVVGSHDDFATVWTALSGSGSRAGLEVGAR; encoded by the coding sequence GTGCGCAGGCTTCGCGACCTCCTCACCACCCGCGGCCGGGCGTTCGTCGCCGCGGGCATCACGCTGGTGCTGTGCGGGGTCGGGCTGGGGTTCACCGACCTCGTCCGGATCGGTGTGCTCCTGGTCGCCCTGCCCCTGCTCAGCGGAGTGCTCATGCGCCGCCACGACCTGCGCTTCTCCCTGGAGCGCACAGCCGTCCCGGGGCGCGTCCAGGTCGACGAACCCTGTGTCGTCACCGTGGGCATCGAGAACGCCGGCGGGGCCGCAAGCCCCCTGCTCATGGCCGAGGAGCAGCTCGACTACGCCCTGGGCGACCGTCCTCGGTTTGTGGTGCCCCGCCTGCGCCGCGGCGACCGGCAGGAGGTGCACTACACCGTGCGATCGCACGTGCGGGGCCGGCACCGGCTCGGGCCGCTGGGCGTGCGCCTGCGGGACCCGTTCGGCCTCAGTACCCGGGTCGCGGCGATCTCGGGCACCAGCGACGTACTCGTGCTGCCCCGCATCCTGCCGCTCGGCGGCGCCCGTCCGCCGGGCAGCGGGGTCGGAGCCGAGGGCGCCGTCCCGCACATGGTCGCCCTGCACGGTGAGGACGACGTCTCGATCCGGGCGTACCGCGATGGTGACGACCTGCGGCGCATCCACTGGCCGGCGACCGCCAAGACGGGTGCGCTCATGGTGCGCCAGGAGGACCGCCCGGCACGGCGCCGGGCCGCGATCGTCCTGGACTCCCGGGCCCGCGGTCACCACGGCACCGGCAGCTCCGGCTCCTTCGAGTGGGCCGTGACCGCGTGCGCGTCCGTGGCGGCGCACCTGCTCGAGCAGGGGTATGCCGTGCACCTCGTGAGCGACGACACCGCCGACGACAGCCGGGCCGCCACGGCGATGGAGCTCGACCCCCTGCTCGACGTCCTCGCCATGGCCGAGACCGGCTCGGACGACCAGTTCGCCGACGTCCTGCAGGCCGCCCACCCGGTGACGTCCTCGGGCGGCCTCGTGCTGGCGTTGGTCACCGAGCTCGACGAGGAGCTGGCCCGCCGCGTCGCGTCGCTGCGCCAGCCCGGAGGCACCGCGCTCGCCGTGGTCCTCGACCCCGACGGGTTCAGCGTGGCGCGCCGCCGGGTCGCGCGGCATACCGACGAGCTCGCCTGCGTGCCGGTCCTGAGGGGCGCGGGGTGGGGCGTGACCGTCGTGGGGTCGCACGACGACTTCGCCACGGTCTGGACCGCCCTGTCCGGCAGCGGCAGCAGGGCAGGCCTCGAGGTGGGTGCACGGTGA
- a CDS encoding DUF3488 and transglutaminase-like domain-containing protein, giving the protein MSRARVPESLLAAAATAVVAWPLTTLFTPSTWIRPTIAVIAVVAVVGMLARLVTGSAVVVALAQAVGVVLATSWMHGRGHLWHGLPTMDLVFAFNNLLVDARETIQNFAAPAPTTRGIILGVGLAIGLAGILVDHLAVMRRSPAMAGLPLLTAFLISASNSGESLHPIYFLAAGGVWLLLLGRQGVASLRRWSTTVPLSTAGRRRSDDTDGTYGYAAVGRTLAVAGLLTAVVLPVVIPHFPTRYLIDGLGRSVNATGFSDGRIGLTSTLDLAKSLADPSKAPVLSYTSNAASTAPLRVGVLSTYANGTWTPERARVRFDSRTTVTPPPELDPAVPRETYRIAVEDSRIEAPQVAAPTPLVAADLDGVAWGVDRTTSVVEVARSATSYSFSYLSLHPSEATLDQPRIAPQSRAGSDLAVDPASERLVGRLVDQLVPASASRIDAARAIQRYLRTDGGFAYSLKLPQSFRNAKGQVEHPDPISLFLQTKVGYCVQFATAMVMMARESGIPARMAIGFLPGALSQGTYTVRASDAHAWPELYFEGVGWLRFEPTPASSQSTVAPAYSLPPTLPGAPTPSSTATAGGGSTAKPTGPSNRGELGTVDSTTGSSASGLAGWLGPWAGTGVAGLLIALLVGLLGALAVPLAARSRLRRRLRHATDEASRVEVEWQAMVERIGDLGVVPPRGSTPRQVGRYYRHEAYLEGAESQALQRVVDGVERSRYAPPGTTITDIRADTHEVMKAVSGVRRRKDRLRAALWPTDGLTEWQERRDRFARVIRMPWERLSSWRSDSRR; this is encoded by the coding sequence GTGAGCAGGGCCCGCGTCCCCGAGTCACTCCTCGCGGCGGCCGCGACTGCCGTCGTCGCCTGGCCGCTGACCACGCTGTTCACCCCGTCGACGTGGATCCGTCCGACGATCGCCGTCATCGCGGTCGTCGCCGTGGTCGGCATGCTGGCCCGACTGGTCACCGGGAGTGCCGTGGTCGTGGCGCTGGCCCAGGCGGTGGGCGTCGTGCTCGCGACGAGCTGGATGCACGGCCGCGGTCACCTGTGGCACGGGCTGCCCACCATGGACCTGGTGTTCGCGTTCAACAACCTGCTCGTCGACGCGCGCGAGACCATCCAGAACTTTGCCGCCCCGGCGCCGACGACGCGAGGCATCATCCTCGGGGTCGGGCTCGCCATCGGGCTCGCCGGCATCCTCGTCGACCACCTCGCGGTGATGCGTCGCTCCCCCGCCATGGCAGGCCTCCCCCTGCTCACGGCGTTCCTCATCTCCGCCTCGAACAGCGGCGAGTCGCTCCACCCCATCTACTTTCTCGCGGCGGGCGGCGTGTGGCTGCTCCTGCTCGGTAGACAGGGTGTCGCGTCACTGCGCCGGTGGAGCACGACGGTGCCCCTCAGCACGGCCGGCCGTCGCCGTTCCGACGACACCGACGGCACCTACGGGTATGCCGCGGTCGGCCGCACCCTTGCCGTGGCCGGCCTGCTCACCGCCGTCGTACTGCCAGTGGTCATCCCGCACTTCCCCACGCGTTACCTCATCGACGGACTCGGCCGGTCGGTGAATGCCACGGGTTTCAGTGACGGCCGGATCGGGCTGACGTCCACGCTCGACCTCGCCAAGAGCCTGGCCGACCCGTCGAAGGCGCCGGTGCTGTCGTACACCTCGAATGCCGCCTCGACGGCGCCGCTGCGCGTGGGTGTCCTGTCCACCTACGCCAACGGCACCTGGACACCCGAACGCGCCCGAGTCCGGTTCGACAGCCGCACCACCGTGACGCCGCCGCCCGAGCTCGACCCGGCGGTGCCCCGCGAGACCTATCGCATCGCGGTCGAGGACTCCCGCATCGAGGCACCGCAGGTCGCGGCACCGACCCCGCTGGTCGCCGCCGATCTCGATGGGGTCGCCTGGGGCGTGGACCGCACCACCTCGGTCGTGGAGGTGGCCCGCTCGGCGACGTCCTACTCCTTCAGCTACCTGTCCCTGCACCCGTCCGAGGCCACGCTCGACCAGCCCCGGATCGCACCGCAGTCCCGAGCCGGGAGCGACCTCGCGGTCGACCCCGCCTCCGAGCGTCTGGTGGGCCGCCTGGTCGACCAGCTCGTCCCTGCGTCGGCGTCCCGCATCGACGCGGCCCGGGCGATCCAGAGGTACCTGCGCACCGATGGCGGCTTCGCCTACTCCCTCAAGCTGCCGCAGTCGTTCCGCAACGCCAAGGGTCAGGTCGAGCACCCCGACCCCATCTCGCTGTTCCTGCAGACCAAGGTCGGCTACTGCGTGCAGTTCGCCACAGCCATGGTGATGATGGCCCGCGAGAGCGGGATCCCAGCCCGCATGGCGATCGGCTTCCTGCCGGGCGCCCTCAGCCAGGGCACCTACACCGTCCGGGCCTCGGATGCGCACGCGTGGCCGGAGCTCTACTTCGAGGGTGTGGGCTGGCTCCGGTTCGAGCCGACGCCGGCGAGCAGCCAGAGCACCGTCGCCCCGGCTTACTCCCTGCCCCCGACCCTCCCCGGCGCGCCGACGCCGTCGTCCACCGCGACCGCCGGCGGCGGGTCGACCGCGAAGCCGACGGGGCCGAGCAACCGCGGCGAGCTGGGCACCGTGGACAGCACGACCGGCAGCAGCGCGAGCGGACTCGCCGGATGGCTCGGACCGTGGGCAGGAACGGGAGTGGCGGGGCTGCTCATCGCCCTCCTGGTCGGCCTGCTCGGGGCGCTGGCGGTACCCCTCGCGGCGCGCAGCCGGCTCCGGCGCCGGCTCCGGCACGCCACCGACGAAGCCAGCCGGGTCGAGGTCGAGTGGCAGGCGATGGTCGAGCGGATCGGCGACCTCGGCGTGGTCCCGCCCCGGGGAAGCACGCCGCGCCAGGTCGGCCGCTACTACCGGCACGAGGCCTACCTCGAGGGTGCGGAGTCCCAGGCGCTGCAGCGCGTCGTCGACGGCGTCGAGCGCTCCCGGTACGCCCCGCCCGGCACCACGATCACGGACATCCGCGCCGACACCCACGAGGTGATGAAGGCGGTGTCGGGGGTGCGTCGCCGCAAGGACCGGTTGCGGGCGGCTCTGTGGCCCACCGACGGCCTCACCGAGTGGCAGGAGCGTCGGGACCGCTTCGCCAGGGTGATCCGTATGCCGTGGGAGCGCCTGAGCAGCTGGCGCAGCGACAGCCGCCGCTGA
- the rsmH gene encoding 16S rRNA (cytosine(1402)-N(4))-methyltransferase RsmH, whose amino-acid sequence MSARGMAAERHIPVLRDRIVELLAPALEAPGAVYVDGTLGMGGHAEAILERCPQARLVGIDRDHEALALATERLAPYAARTSFVHAVYDEVPQVLAGLGLDRMDAGLFDLGVSSLQLDEAARGFSYSQDAPLDMRMDQSAGLTAAEVLNTYEAAELERVLREYGEERFARKIAGAIIRERADAPFTTSARLVDLLKRVVPGASQKSGGHPGKRTFQALRIEVNAELSVWARALPRAIDVLAVGGRVAVLSYHSLEDRITKRAFAEGSHSRAPEGLPVELPEHAAYLRLLTRGAEEASPQEQATNPRSASVRLRAAERTRLTPSTKGPHR is encoded by the coding sequence ATGAGCGCACGAGGAATGGCCGCCGAGCGGCACATTCCGGTGTTGCGCGACCGCATCGTCGAGCTCCTCGCGCCAGCGCTCGAGGCTCCGGGCGCGGTCTACGTCGACGGCACGCTGGGGATGGGCGGTCACGCCGAAGCCATTCTCGAGCGGTGCCCGCAGGCCCGGCTCGTGGGCATCGACCGCGACCACGAAGCGTTGGCGCTCGCCACCGAGCGCCTCGCGCCGTATGCCGCCCGCACCAGCTTCGTGCACGCCGTCTACGACGAGGTCCCGCAGGTCCTCGCGGGGCTGGGCCTGGACCGGATGGATGCCGGGCTGTTCGACCTCGGGGTCTCCTCCCTGCAGCTGGACGAGGCCGCTCGCGGCTTCTCCTACAGCCAGGACGCGCCGCTCGACATGCGCATGGACCAGAGTGCCGGGCTCACCGCCGCCGAGGTGCTCAACACCTACGAGGCGGCCGAGCTCGAGCGCGTGCTGCGCGAGTACGGCGAGGAGCGGTTCGCCCGCAAGATCGCCGGTGCCATCATCCGCGAGCGCGCCGATGCGCCGTTCACGACGTCGGCCCGGCTCGTGGACCTGCTCAAGCGCGTGGTTCCTGGGGCGTCACAGAAGAGCGGTGGCCACCCCGGCAAACGCACCTTCCAGGCGCTGCGCATCGAGGTCAACGCCGAGCTGTCGGTGTGGGCCCGGGCCCTGCCACGCGCGATCGACGTCCTCGCCGTGGGCGGACGGGTCGCCGTCCTCTCCTACCACTCCCTCGAGGACCGCATCACCAAGCGGGCCTTCGCCGAGGGATCCCACAGCCGCGCCCCCGAGGGGCTCCCGGTGGAGCTGCCCGAACACGCGGCATACCTCCGGCTGCTCACCCGGGGCGCCGAGGAGGCCAGCCCGCAGGAGCAGGCCACCAACCCCCGATCCGCCTCGGTGCGCCTGCGGGCCGCCGAGCGCACCCGACTCACGCCATCCACGAAGGGACCGCACCGATGA